In a genomic window of Passer domesticus isolate bPasDom1 chromosome 3, bPasDom1.hap1, whole genome shotgun sequence:
- the SULT6B1 gene encoding LOW QUALITY PROTEIN: sulfotransferase 6B1 (The sequence of the model RefSeq protein was modified relative to this genomic sequence to represent the inferred CDS: inserted 1 base in 1 codon; substituted 2 bases at 2 genomic stop codons) has translation MKWLIXILNDLMFTTVQSIHVSTELXFIKCGDPGKYQRIKXIPFLRILITHLNYNHLPKSIFKEKGTVVVLFQNPKDTAVSFFHFHNNGMQNVPSYSSRDEFSLGFMIDLFSWESCFDPAVTWNKHIEDKNTMVRIYEDLKGNLTGSVKQIAALFGFSPTAEQIQTIAGRQTFQPVSVKAQETHGAVGLSLFHKGGFGHWKNVFAAAQNQKLAAKFTASLVVAKLGVKFKYDVYCKA, from the exons ATGAAATGGCTTATCTAGATTTTAAATGATTTGATGTTTACAACTGTTCAGAGTATACATGTAAgcacagaat attttattaaatgtgGAGATCCAGGTAAATATC AGAGGATAAAATAGATTCCATTTCTAAGGATTTTGATAACACATCTGAATTATAATCACCTACCCAAGTctattttcaaggaaaaaggtacagtgg TAGTGTTGTTTCAAAACCCTAAAGATACAGCTgtttcatttttccatttccataaCAATGGAATGCAAAATGTCCCCAGTTACAGCTCCAGGGATGAGTTCTCCTTGGGATTCATGATAGATCTGT TCAGCTGGGAATCCTGTTTTGATCCTGCAGTCACCTGGAACAAGCACATTGAAGATAAGAATACTATGGTCAGAATATATGAAGACCTGAAAGGG AACCTGACTGGCAGTGTAAAGCAGATAGCTGCATTGTTTGGCTTCTCACCAACAGCTGAGCAGATCCAGACCATTGCTGGAAGGCAAACTTTCCAACCAGTGAGTGTTAAAGCTCAGGAGACTCATGGTGCTGTTGGCTTGAGTCTTTTCCATAAAG GTGGTTTTGGACACTGGAAAAATGTTTTTGCTGCAGCTCAGAACCAGAAATTGGCTGCCAAATTCACAGCGAGCTTAGTAGTAGCTAAGCTGGGAGTGAAGTTTAAATATGATGTGTATTGCAAGGCCTGA